A stretch of Heterodontus francisci isolate sHetFra1 chromosome 1, sHetFra1.hap1, whole genome shotgun sequence DNA encodes these proteins:
- the pcdh7b gene encoding protocadherin-7b isoform X4, with the protein MTFCFPLLLFLRTAAVLASAKQALRYRITEEGPADVRIGNVASDLGIAMGSGEVTFSLESGSEYFKIDNITGELSSTSRRTDREKLPQCQMIFDENECFIDFEVSVIGPAQSWVELYDGKVIIEDINDNTPSFPSPVLTLTVEENRPVGTLYLLPTATDRDFGTNGIERYQLLQGSGSAGSPEPPRRRGEAGGEPGPGSARSSVFELQVADTPDGDKQPQLIVKGTLDRELRDSYELTLRVRDGGDPARSSSALLRVLISDVNDNSPRFEKSVYEAELAENSLPGTPILQLRATDLDTGVNGQIEYVFGGGTESVRRLLRLDESSGWLSVLHRLDREEVSQLRFTVLAKDRGQPPKSDRATVLLSVRDQNDNVPLVDIRKIGRIVLRNGVATVAEDVLVDTPIALVQVSDRDQGENGVVTCTIVGDVPFQLKSASESENEQKKKYFLHTSAPLDYEAVREYSVVIVAVDSGSPSLSSNNSLLVKVADINDNPPIFSQALFQVAFPENNSPGDQVATVLASDADDGKNAELVYSLDPSAAGIFSIDPLKGAIIANVVLDREQTERYEFKVVARDKGTPSLQGSAIVVVQVKDTNDNEPRFMQDVFTFYVKENLPPNSPVGMVTVMDADEGKNAELSLFIEEDNNIFSIDNDTGTIYSTVSFDREQQTTYSFKVKAIDGGEPPRSSTAMVSLYVMDENDNAPTITFPKNASYTLLPPSSNLRTVVATVLATDRDTGINADLNYSIVGGNPFKLFEIDTASGVISLVGKLTQKHYGLHRLVVQVNDSGQPSQYTTAMVHVFVNESVSNATIVEAQIARSLRTSLKQDIAGDPNYEMSKQRLSIVIGVVAGVMTVILIILVVVLARYCRPKKSKNGYEAGKKDPEDFFTPQQHDKSKKPKKDKKNKKSKQPLYSSIVTVEASKPNGQRYESVNEKLTESPGMGRYRSMNGGPGSPDLGRHYKSSSPLPTVQLHPQSPTAGKKHQAVQELPPANTFVGTGDNISIESDHCSEYSCQINNKYSKQPFRRVTFSVVSQPQDPHQGSLQSCYDSGLEESETPSSKSSSGPRLGSLPLPEDNYERTTPDGSVGEAEHMENGI; encoded by the coding sequence ATGACTTTCTGCTTCCCGCTGCTGCTTTTCCTGCGGACCGCAGCAGTGCTGGCGAGCGCCAAGCAAGCGCTCCGGTACCGGATCACCGAGGAGGGACCGGCCGATGTCCGGATCGGCAATGTGGCCAGTGACCTGGGCATCGCGATGGGTTCGGGCGAGGTGACTTTCAGCTTGGAGTCGGGCTCCGAGTACTTCAAGATCGACAACATCACCGGGGAGCTGAGCAGCACCAGCCGACGGACTGACCGCGAGAAGCTGCCGCAGTGCCAGATGATCTTCGATGAGAACGAGTGCTTCATCGACTTCGAGGTGTCGGTCATCGGACCGGCTCAGAGCTGGGTCGAACTGTACGACGGCAAAGTCATCATCGAGGACATCAACGACAACACGCCCAGCTTCCCGTCGCCGGTGCTCACCCTGACCGTGGAGGAGAACCGGCCGGTCGGCACCCTCTACCTGCTGCCCACCGCCACCGACCGCGACTTCGGCACCAACGGCATCGAGCGCTATCAGCTGCTGCAGGGCAGCGGCTCGGCCGGCAGCCCCGAGCCACCCAGGAGGAGGGGGGAGGCGGGCGGGGAGCCGGGGCCGGGCTCGGCCAGGAGCAGCGTGTTCGAGTTGCAGGTGGCCGACACCCCGGACGGGGACAAGCAGCCTCAGCTGatcgtcaagggaaccctggaccggGAGCTGAGGGACTCGTACGAGTTGACACTGCGGGTGAGGGACGGCGGCGATCCCGCCCGCTCCTCCTCCGCCTTGCTGCGGGTCCTCATCTCGGATGTGAACGACAACAGCCCCCGCTTCGAGAAGAGCGTGTACGAGGCCGAGCTGGCGGAGAACAGCCTGCCCGGTACCCCCATCCTCCAGCTGCGGGCCACCGACCTGGACACGGGCGTGAACGGCCAGATCGAGTACGTGTTCGGCGGCGGGACCGAGTCGGTGCGCCGCCTGCTGCGGCTGGACGAGAGCAGCGGCTGGCTCAGCGTGCTGCACCGTCTGGACCGGGAGGAGGTCAGTCAGCTCCGCTTCACTGTGCTGGCCAAGGACCGGGGCCAACCCCCCAAGAGCGACCGCGCCACCGTGCTCCTCAGCGTCCGCGACCAGAACGACAACGTGCCGCTGGTGGACATCCGCAAGATCGGGCGCATCGTGCTGAGGAACGGCGTGGCGACTGTGGCCGAGGACGTGCTGGTGGACACCCCCATCGCCCTGGTGCAAGTGTCCGACCGCGACCAGGGCGAGAACGGCGTCGTCACCTGCACCATCGTGGGCGACGTACCCTTCCAGCTGAAGTCGGCCAGCGAGTCGGAGAACGAGCAGAAGAAGAAGTATTTCCTGCACACTTCGGCACCCCTGGACTACGAGGCGGTGAGAGAGTATTCTGTGGTGATCGTGGCGGTGGACTCGGGCAGTCCCAGCCTCTCCAGCAACAACTCGCTGCTCGTCAAAGTGGCTGACATCAACGACAATCCCCCGATCTTCTCGCAGGCGCTTTTCCAGGTGGCTTTCCCCGAGAACAACTCCCCCGGGGACCAGGTGGCCACAGTGCTGGCCTCGGACGCAGATGACGGGAAAAACGCGGAGCTCGTGTACTCTCTGGACCCTTCTGCTGCTGGCATATTCTCTATCGATCCGCTCAAGGGAGCCATCATCGCCAATGTGGTTCTGGACAGGGAACAAACTGAACGCTACGAATTCAAAGTGGTGGCGAGAGATAAAGGTACCCCCAGCCTCCAGGGCAGCGCCATAGTGGTGGTGCAGGTGAAGGACACCAACGACAACGAGCCCAGGTTCATGCAAGATGTCTTTACATTTTACGTGAAAGAAAACTTGCCACCTAACAGCCCTGTTGGAATGGTAACTGTGATGGATGCTGATGAAGGGAAGAATGCGGAGCTGAGTCTCTTCATTGAAGAAGACAATAATATTTTCTCCATAGACAATGACACTGGCACCATTTACTCCACCGTGTCCTTTGATAGGGAGCAGCAGACCACCTACTCTTTCAAAGTGAAAGCCATCGATGGTGGAGAGCCACCTAGATCCTCAACGGCTATGGTATCACTCTATGTCATGGATGAAAATGACAATGCACCCACTATCACTTTCCCTAAAAATGCATCTTACACCCTGCTACCCCCTTCTAGTAATTTACGAACGGTAGTGGCTACGGTCCTAGCTACAGATAGAGACACTGGCATCAATGCTGACCTCAACTACAGCATTGTGGGGGGAAATCCCTTTAAACTTTTCGAGATTGATACTGCCAGTGGTGTAATCTCTTTGGTGGGAAAGCTAACCCAGAAGCATTATGGACTACATCGGTTGGTCGTGCAGGTTAATGATAGTGGACAACCTTCACAGTATACCACAGCAATGGTTCATGTGTTTGTCAATGAAAGTGTTTCAAATGCGACAATAGTGGAAGCTCAAATAGCTAGAAGTCTTCGCACTTCACTGAAGCAGGATATTGCAGGTGATCCAAATTATGAGATGAGCAAGCAACGACTTAGCATTGTTATTGGGGTTGTTGCTGGCGTCATGACAGTGATTTTAATCATCTTGGTTGTAGTTTTGGCAAGATACTGTAGACCCAAAAAATCCAAGAATGGATATGAGGCTGGCAAAAAGGATCCTGAAGACTTTTTCACCCCCCAGCAACACGACAAGTCTAAGAAACCCAAGAAGGACAAAAAGAACAAAAAGTCTAAACAACCTCTGTACAGTAGCATCGTGACTGTGGAAGCATCAAAACCAAATGGACAGAGATATGAAAGTGTGAATGAGAAACTTACAGAGAGCCCTGGCATGGGACGCTATCGCTCCATGAACGGTGGACCAGGGAGTCCTGACCTCGGTAGGCATTACAAATCTAGCTCTCCATTGCCAACGGTTCAACTTCATCCCCAGTCACCTACTGCAGGGAAGAAACATCAGGCAGTGCAAGAACTGCCACCAGCCAATACCTTCGTAGGGACAGGAGACAACATCTCAATTGAATCAGACCATTGCTCTGAATACAGCTGTCAGATCAATAACAAGTACAGCAAGCAG
- the pcdh7b gene encoding protocadherin-7b isoform X3: MTFCFPLLLFLRTAAVLASAKQALRYRITEEGPADVRIGNVASDLGIAMGSGEVTFSLESGSEYFKIDNITGELSSTSRRTDREKLPQCQMIFDENECFIDFEVSVIGPAQSWVELYDGKVIIEDINDNTPSFPSPVLTLTVEENRPVGTLYLLPTATDRDFGTNGIERYQLLQGSGSAGSPEPPRRRGEAGGEPGPGSARSSVFELQVADTPDGDKQPQLIVKGTLDRELRDSYELTLRVRDGGDPARSSSALLRVLISDVNDNSPRFEKSVYEAELAENSLPGTPILQLRATDLDTGVNGQIEYVFGGGTESVRRLLRLDESSGWLSVLHRLDREEVSQLRFTVLAKDRGQPPKSDRATVLLSVRDQNDNVPLVDIRKIGRIVLRNGVATVAEDVLVDTPIALVQVSDRDQGENGVVTCTIVGDVPFQLKSASESENEQKKKYFLHTSAPLDYEAVREYSVVIVAVDSGSPSLSSNNSLLVKVADINDNPPIFSQALFQVAFPENNSPGDQVATVLASDADDGKNAELVYSLDPSAAGIFSIDPLKGAIIANVVLDREQTERYEFKVVARDKGTPSLQGSAIVVVQVKDTNDNEPRFMQDVFTFYVKENLPPNSPVGMVTVMDADEGKNAELSLFIEEDNNIFSIDNDTGTIYSTVSFDREQQTTYSFKVKAIDGGEPPRSSTAMVSLYVMDENDNAPTITFPKNASYTLLPPSSNLRTVVATVLATDRDTGINADLNYSIVGGNPFKLFEIDTASGVISLVGKLTQKHYGLHRLVVQVNDSGQPSQYTTAMVHVFVNESVSNATIVEAQIARSLRTSLKQDIAGDPNYEMSKQRLSIVIGVVAGVMTVILIILVVVLARYCRPKKSKNGYEAGKKDPEDFFTPQQHDKSKKPKKDKKNKKSKQPLYSSIVTVEASKPNGQRYESVNEKLTESPGMGRYRSMNGGPGSPDLGRHYKSSSPLPTVQLHPQSPTAGKKHQAVQELPPANTFVGTGDNISIESDHCSEYSCQINNKYSKQPFRRVTFSVVSQPQDPHQGSLQSCYDSGLEESETPSSKSSSGPRLGSLPLPEDNYERTTPDGSVGEAEHMENGGRMSPRCR, translated from the coding sequence ATGACTTTCTGCTTCCCGCTGCTGCTTTTCCTGCGGACCGCAGCAGTGCTGGCGAGCGCCAAGCAAGCGCTCCGGTACCGGATCACCGAGGAGGGACCGGCCGATGTCCGGATCGGCAATGTGGCCAGTGACCTGGGCATCGCGATGGGTTCGGGCGAGGTGACTTTCAGCTTGGAGTCGGGCTCCGAGTACTTCAAGATCGACAACATCACCGGGGAGCTGAGCAGCACCAGCCGACGGACTGACCGCGAGAAGCTGCCGCAGTGCCAGATGATCTTCGATGAGAACGAGTGCTTCATCGACTTCGAGGTGTCGGTCATCGGACCGGCTCAGAGCTGGGTCGAACTGTACGACGGCAAAGTCATCATCGAGGACATCAACGACAACACGCCCAGCTTCCCGTCGCCGGTGCTCACCCTGACCGTGGAGGAGAACCGGCCGGTCGGCACCCTCTACCTGCTGCCCACCGCCACCGACCGCGACTTCGGCACCAACGGCATCGAGCGCTATCAGCTGCTGCAGGGCAGCGGCTCGGCCGGCAGCCCCGAGCCACCCAGGAGGAGGGGGGAGGCGGGCGGGGAGCCGGGGCCGGGCTCGGCCAGGAGCAGCGTGTTCGAGTTGCAGGTGGCCGACACCCCGGACGGGGACAAGCAGCCTCAGCTGatcgtcaagggaaccctggaccggGAGCTGAGGGACTCGTACGAGTTGACACTGCGGGTGAGGGACGGCGGCGATCCCGCCCGCTCCTCCTCCGCCTTGCTGCGGGTCCTCATCTCGGATGTGAACGACAACAGCCCCCGCTTCGAGAAGAGCGTGTACGAGGCCGAGCTGGCGGAGAACAGCCTGCCCGGTACCCCCATCCTCCAGCTGCGGGCCACCGACCTGGACACGGGCGTGAACGGCCAGATCGAGTACGTGTTCGGCGGCGGGACCGAGTCGGTGCGCCGCCTGCTGCGGCTGGACGAGAGCAGCGGCTGGCTCAGCGTGCTGCACCGTCTGGACCGGGAGGAGGTCAGTCAGCTCCGCTTCACTGTGCTGGCCAAGGACCGGGGCCAACCCCCCAAGAGCGACCGCGCCACCGTGCTCCTCAGCGTCCGCGACCAGAACGACAACGTGCCGCTGGTGGACATCCGCAAGATCGGGCGCATCGTGCTGAGGAACGGCGTGGCGACTGTGGCCGAGGACGTGCTGGTGGACACCCCCATCGCCCTGGTGCAAGTGTCCGACCGCGACCAGGGCGAGAACGGCGTCGTCACCTGCACCATCGTGGGCGACGTACCCTTCCAGCTGAAGTCGGCCAGCGAGTCGGAGAACGAGCAGAAGAAGAAGTATTTCCTGCACACTTCGGCACCCCTGGACTACGAGGCGGTGAGAGAGTATTCTGTGGTGATCGTGGCGGTGGACTCGGGCAGTCCCAGCCTCTCCAGCAACAACTCGCTGCTCGTCAAAGTGGCTGACATCAACGACAATCCCCCGATCTTCTCGCAGGCGCTTTTCCAGGTGGCTTTCCCCGAGAACAACTCCCCCGGGGACCAGGTGGCCACAGTGCTGGCCTCGGACGCAGATGACGGGAAAAACGCGGAGCTCGTGTACTCTCTGGACCCTTCTGCTGCTGGCATATTCTCTATCGATCCGCTCAAGGGAGCCATCATCGCCAATGTGGTTCTGGACAGGGAACAAACTGAACGCTACGAATTCAAAGTGGTGGCGAGAGATAAAGGTACCCCCAGCCTCCAGGGCAGCGCCATAGTGGTGGTGCAGGTGAAGGACACCAACGACAACGAGCCCAGGTTCATGCAAGATGTCTTTACATTTTACGTGAAAGAAAACTTGCCACCTAACAGCCCTGTTGGAATGGTAACTGTGATGGATGCTGATGAAGGGAAGAATGCGGAGCTGAGTCTCTTCATTGAAGAAGACAATAATATTTTCTCCATAGACAATGACACTGGCACCATTTACTCCACCGTGTCCTTTGATAGGGAGCAGCAGACCACCTACTCTTTCAAAGTGAAAGCCATCGATGGTGGAGAGCCACCTAGATCCTCAACGGCTATGGTATCACTCTATGTCATGGATGAAAATGACAATGCACCCACTATCACTTTCCCTAAAAATGCATCTTACACCCTGCTACCCCCTTCTAGTAATTTACGAACGGTAGTGGCTACGGTCCTAGCTACAGATAGAGACACTGGCATCAATGCTGACCTCAACTACAGCATTGTGGGGGGAAATCCCTTTAAACTTTTCGAGATTGATACTGCCAGTGGTGTAATCTCTTTGGTGGGAAAGCTAACCCAGAAGCATTATGGACTACATCGGTTGGTCGTGCAGGTTAATGATAGTGGACAACCTTCACAGTATACCACAGCAATGGTTCATGTGTTTGTCAATGAAAGTGTTTCAAATGCGACAATAGTGGAAGCTCAAATAGCTAGAAGTCTTCGCACTTCACTGAAGCAGGATATTGCAGGTGATCCAAATTATGAGATGAGCAAGCAACGACTTAGCATTGTTATTGGGGTTGTTGCTGGCGTCATGACAGTGATTTTAATCATCTTGGTTGTAGTTTTGGCAAGATACTGTAGACCCAAAAAATCCAAGAATGGATATGAGGCTGGCAAAAAGGATCCTGAAGACTTTTTCACCCCCCAGCAACACGACAAGTCTAAGAAACCCAAGAAGGACAAAAAGAACAAAAAGTCTAAACAACCTCTGTACAGTAGCATCGTGACTGTGGAAGCATCAAAACCAAATGGACAGAGATATGAAAGTGTGAATGAGAAACTTACAGAGAGCCCTGGCATGGGACGCTATCGCTCCATGAACGGTGGACCAGGGAGTCCTGACCTCGGTAGGCATTACAAATCTAGCTCTCCATTGCCAACGGTTCAACTTCATCCCCAGTCACCTACTGCAGGGAAGAAACATCAGGCAGTGCAAGAACTGCCACCAGCCAATACCTTCGTAGGGACAGGAGACAACATCTCAATTGAATCAGACCATTGCTCTGAATACAGCTGTCAGATCAATAACAAGTACAGCAAGCAG
- the pcdh7b gene encoding protocadherin-7b isoform X6, with protein MTFCFPLLLFLRTAAVLASAKQALRYRITEEGPADVRIGNVASDLGIAMGSGEVTFSLESGSEYFKIDNITGELSSTSRRTDREKLPQCQMIFDENECFIDFEVSVIGPAQSWVELYDGKVIIEDINDNTPSFPSPVLTLTVEENRPVGTLYLLPTATDRDFGTNGIERYQLLQGSGSAGSPEPPRRRGEAGGEPGPGSARSSVFELQVADTPDGDKQPQLIVKGTLDRELRDSYELTLRVRDGGDPARSSSALLRVLISDVNDNSPRFEKSVYEAELAENSLPGTPILQLRATDLDTGVNGQIEYVFGGGTESVRRLLRLDESSGWLSVLHRLDREEVSQLRFTVLAKDRGQPPKSDRATVLLSVRDQNDNVPLVDIRKIGRIVLRNGVATVAEDVLVDTPIALVQVSDRDQGENGVVTCTIVGDVPFQLKSASESENEQKKKYFLHTSAPLDYEAVREYSVVIVAVDSGSPSLSSNNSLLVKVADINDNPPIFSQALFQVAFPENNSPGDQVATVLASDADDGKNAELVYSLDPSAAGIFSIDPLKGAIIANVVLDREQTERYEFKVVARDKGTPSLQGSAIVVVQVKDTNDNEPRFMQDVFTFYVKENLPPNSPVGMVTVMDADEGKNAELSLFIEEDNNIFSIDNDTGTIYSTVSFDREQQTTYSFKVKAIDGGEPPRSSTAMVSLYVMDENDNAPTITFPKNASYTLLPPSSNLRTVVATVLATDRDTGINADLNYSIVGGNPFKLFEIDTASGVISLVGKLTQKHYGLHRLVVQVNDSGQPSQYTTAMVHVFVNESVSNATIVEAQIARSLRTSLKQDIAGDPNYEMSKQRLSIVIGVVAGVMTVILIILVVVLARYCRPKKSKNGYEAGKKDPEDFFTPQQHDKSKKPKKDKKNKKSKQPLYSSIVTVEASKPNGQRYESVNEKLTESPGMGRYRSMNGGPGSPDLGRHYKSSSPLPTVQLHPQSPTAGKKHQAVQELPPANTFVGTGDNISIESDHCSEYSCQINNKYSKQIQGLCPM; from the coding sequence ATGACTTTCTGCTTCCCGCTGCTGCTTTTCCTGCGGACCGCAGCAGTGCTGGCGAGCGCCAAGCAAGCGCTCCGGTACCGGATCACCGAGGAGGGACCGGCCGATGTCCGGATCGGCAATGTGGCCAGTGACCTGGGCATCGCGATGGGTTCGGGCGAGGTGACTTTCAGCTTGGAGTCGGGCTCCGAGTACTTCAAGATCGACAACATCACCGGGGAGCTGAGCAGCACCAGCCGACGGACTGACCGCGAGAAGCTGCCGCAGTGCCAGATGATCTTCGATGAGAACGAGTGCTTCATCGACTTCGAGGTGTCGGTCATCGGACCGGCTCAGAGCTGGGTCGAACTGTACGACGGCAAAGTCATCATCGAGGACATCAACGACAACACGCCCAGCTTCCCGTCGCCGGTGCTCACCCTGACCGTGGAGGAGAACCGGCCGGTCGGCACCCTCTACCTGCTGCCCACCGCCACCGACCGCGACTTCGGCACCAACGGCATCGAGCGCTATCAGCTGCTGCAGGGCAGCGGCTCGGCCGGCAGCCCCGAGCCACCCAGGAGGAGGGGGGAGGCGGGCGGGGAGCCGGGGCCGGGCTCGGCCAGGAGCAGCGTGTTCGAGTTGCAGGTGGCCGACACCCCGGACGGGGACAAGCAGCCTCAGCTGatcgtcaagggaaccctggaccggGAGCTGAGGGACTCGTACGAGTTGACACTGCGGGTGAGGGACGGCGGCGATCCCGCCCGCTCCTCCTCCGCCTTGCTGCGGGTCCTCATCTCGGATGTGAACGACAACAGCCCCCGCTTCGAGAAGAGCGTGTACGAGGCCGAGCTGGCGGAGAACAGCCTGCCCGGTACCCCCATCCTCCAGCTGCGGGCCACCGACCTGGACACGGGCGTGAACGGCCAGATCGAGTACGTGTTCGGCGGCGGGACCGAGTCGGTGCGCCGCCTGCTGCGGCTGGACGAGAGCAGCGGCTGGCTCAGCGTGCTGCACCGTCTGGACCGGGAGGAGGTCAGTCAGCTCCGCTTCACTGTGCTGGCCAAGGACCGGGGCCAACCCCCCAAGAGCGACCGCGCCACCGTGCTCCTCAGCGTCCGCGACCAGAACGACAACGTGCCGCTGGTGGACATCCGCAAGATCGGGCGCATCGTGCTGAGGAACGGCGTGGCGACTGTGGCCGAGGACGTGCTGGTGGACACCCCCATCGCCCTGGTGCAAGTGTCCGACCGCGACCAGGGCGAGAACGGCGTCGTCACCTGCACCATCGTGGGCGACGTACCCTTCCAGCTGAAGTCGGCCAGCGAGTCGGAGAACGAGCAGAAGAAGAAGTATTTCCTGCACACTTCGGCACCCCTGGACTACGAGGCGGTGAGAGAGTATTCTGTGGTGATCGTGGCGGTGGACTCGGGCAGTCCCAGCCTCTCCAGCAACAACTCGCTGCTCGTCAAAGTGGCTGACATCAACGACAATCCCCCGATCTTCTCGCAGGCGCTTTTCCAGGTGGCTTTCCCCGAGAACAACTCCCCCGGGGACCAGGTGGCCACAGTGCTGGCCTCGGACGCAGATGACGGGAAAAACGCGGAGCTCGTGTACTCTCTGGACCCTTCTGCTGCTGGCATATTCTCTATCGATCCGCTCAAGGGAGCCATCATCGCCAATGTGGTTCTGGACAGGGAACAAACTGAACGCTACGAATTCAAAGTGGTGGCGAGAGATAAAGGTACCCCCAGCCTCCAGGGCAGCGCCATAGTGGTGGTGCAGGTGAAGGACACCAACGACAACGAGCCCAGGTTCATGCAAGATGTCTTTACATTTTACGTGAAAGAAAACTTGCCACCTAACAGCCCTGTTGGAATGGTAACTGTGATGGATGCTGATGAAGGGAAGAATGCGGAGCTGAGTCTCTTCATTGAAGAAGACAATAATATTTTCTCCATAGACAATGACACTGGCACCATTTACTCCACCGTGTCCTTTGATAGGGAGCAGCAGACCACCTACTCTTTCAAAGTGAAAGCCATCGATGGTGGAGAGCCACCTAGATCCTCAACGGCTATGGTATCACTCTATGTCATGGATGAAAATGACAATGCACCCACTATCACTTTCCCTAAAAATGCATCTTACACCCTGCTACCCCCTTCTAGTAATTTACGAACGGTAGTGGCTACGGTCCTAGCTACAGATAGAGACACTGGCATCAATGCTGACCTCAACTACAGCATTGTGGGGGGAAATCCCTTTAAACTTTTCGAGATTGATACTGCCAGTGGTGTAATCTCTTTGGTGGGAAAGCTAACCCAGAAGCATTATGGACTACATCGGTTGGTCGTGCAGGTTAATGATAGTGGACAACCTTCACAGTATACCACAGCAATGGTTCATGTGTTTGTCAATGAAAGTGTTTCAAATGCGACAATAGTGGAAGCTCAAATAGCTAGAAGTCTTCGCACTTCACTGAAGCAGGATATTGCAGGTGATCCAAATTATGAGATGAGCAAGCAACGACTTAGCATTGTTATTGGGGTTGTTGCTGGCGTCATGACAGTGATTTTAATCATCTTGGTTGTAGTTTTGGCAAGATACTGTAGACCCAAAAAATCCAAGAATGGATATGAGGCTGGCAAAAAGGATCCTGAAGACTTTTTCACCCCCCAGCAACACGACAAGTCTAAGAAACCCAAGAAGGACAAAAAGAACAAAAAGTCTAAACAACCTCTGTACAGTAGCATCGTGACTGTGGAAGCATCAAAACCAAATGGACAGAGATATGAAAGTGTGAATGAGAAACTTACAGAGAGCCCTGGCATGGGACGCTATCGCTCCATGAACGGTGGACCAGGGAGTCCTGACCTCGGTAGGCATTACAAATCTAGCTCTCCATTGCCAACGGTTCAACTTCATCCCCAGTCACCTACTGCAGGGAAGAAACATCAGGCAGTGCAAGAACTGCCACCAGCCAATACCTTCGTAGGGACAGGAGACAACATCTCAATTGAATCAGACCATTGCTCTGAATACAGCTGTCAGATCAATAACAAGTACAGCAAGCAG